In one window of Nicotiana tabacum cultivar K326 chromosome 12, ASM71507v2, whole genome shotgun sequence DNA:
- the LOC142167304 gene encoding putative late blight resistance protein homolog R1A-3 codes for MVSLSFAACCLDYPSKANEPRLEHDQLPENGYRKLKLKRYLITLDDIWSMEAWDLVRRSFPHDENGSQIMITTRFLEVADYASNGCPPHHIHFLNHEDSWKLLCNKVVVKEDCPPQLEEIGKKIAEQCQGLAILAQPRAVFRSTPEQCFSDIGFELQLLVM; via the exons ATGGTATCTTTGAGTTTTGCTGCTTGTTGCCTTGATTATCCCAG TAAAGCTAATGAACCACGACTCGAGCATGACCAATTACCAGAGAATGGGTATAGAAAATTGAAACTGAAGAGGTATCTGATAACTTTGGACGATATATGGAGCATGGAAGCTTGGGACCTAGTTAGAAGATCATTTCCCCATGATGAAAATGGAAGTCAAATCATGATTACTACTAGGTTCTTAGAAGTTGCTGATTATGCTAGTAATGGCTGCCCTCCTCATCACATACATTTCCTTAATCATGAAGATAGTTGGAAATTACTATGTAACAAGGTAGTTGTAAAGGAAGATTGCCCTCCTCAGCTGGAGGAAATAGGGAAGAAAATAGCAGAACAATGTCAAGGATTAGCGATATTGGCTCAACCTCGAGCAGTGTTTAGATCAACCCCCGAGCAGTGTTTTAGCGATATTGGCTTTGAGTTACAACTACTTGTCATGTAA
- the LOC142167305 gene encoding uncharacterized protein LOC142167305, with protein MGSLRHVGIDKLEMTKDLYLLANLSLRLLDTDGGEVIIRNETESSLVDEVKGRQFDDLALVKIRESIPLQKKQVFELSEDGVFTYRNRLCDNIEGLRGQIMEEIHQFRYFIPPMKKNIAEYVAQCPNCQQVKVEHHKPGGLLQNMEISTWKWEIINMDFVTGLPRSCQKFCSIWIIVDRLTKLGLLSRLRIMLRCPDLVQQAVEKVNLIQDRLLNALSREKSYSDNQRRH; from the exons ATGGGTAGCTTAAGGCATGTAGGGATTGACAAATTGGAGATGACTAAGGATTTGTACTTGTTGGCCAATTTAAGTTTACGATTGCTTGACACCGATGGCGGAGAAGTCATAATTCGAAATGAGACCGAATCCTCGCTAGTGGATGAAGTAAAGGGACGACAGTTTGATGATCTAGCCTTGGTGAAAATAAGAGAAAGTATTCCCCTTCAGAAGAAGCAAGTGTTCGAGCTATCCGAGGATGGAGTCTTTACATACAGAAACCGATTATGTGACAATATCGAGGGACTCCGAGGGCAAATTATGGAGGAAATTCACCAATTCCGGTATTTTATTCCCCCAATGAAGAAAAATATAGCGGAATACGTCGCCCAGTGTCCAAATTGCCAACAAGTTAAGGTTGAACACCATAAACCaggaggattgcttcagaatatggAAATctcgacctggaagtgggagatAATCAACATGGACTTTGTTACCGGATTACCACGCTCATGCCAAAAGTTTTGTTCTATATGGATTATTGTGGATAGACTCACCAAGTTAGGACTACTTTCTCGACTGAGGATTATGCTAAGAT GTCCTGATTTGGTGCAACAGGCTGTAGAAAAGGTAAACCTGATTCAAGATCGGTTGTTGAATGCTCTGAGCAGAGAAAAATCCTACTCAGACAACCAACGTCGACATTAG